One Plasmodium berghei ANKA genome assembly, chromosome: 13 genomic region harbors:
- a CDS encoding UDP-N-acetylglucosamine pyrophosphorylase, putative → MEKILKLLEEYDQKVLRSHFKDGHIDNIDHINLNDLKEFLEKLNKLKYKDDKIKNYKISAPNIINLNNSIYEHQNLQNGTIIKNIYKNDKINNELKQIGLKCIKENKVAVIFLAGGLGSRLHLKKAKGLLPITPILNKSFFQFYFEQIRFLQDYCFLFFENEIKPYNNNFHNNTNCYDKNISNDYKKCGDNNRTNNCLSQKENDSNNINDRKNVNYKYLENTNESVNIYIYIMTSDFTYDHTIKYLQDNNFFGINSNNVKIFKQCNNFITNFNFDILMKNHNTVLTAPGGNGTIFKALYNNMIINDMINKNVKYIQIVSIDNILNKIADPVLIGLCSFYNCDIVNKAIIKKENEAVGIFCMKEKKNQMYDANKNINKCEDNDKDNPFCVCEYTELSEDILKNSELFKYGNICHHIFSLDFLQHIVKNKIYNNMELHKISREKEYYNFTSSVSNNNTLIKSKVYCYEYFIFDIFKYAKKILAYEVCCDNEFNPIKTNNNGDSILSAKISLSNLHKSWLIKKNFNIIQSTQENNNFCEISPLTSYDGSFFFNFPKQRDIQLPFVLDRDTLQEN, encoded by the coding sequence atggagaaaattttaaaactGTTGGAGGAATATGATCAGAAAGTTTTAAGAAGCCATTTCAAAGATGGACatattgataatattgATCATATAAACttaaatgatttaaaagaattcttagaaaaattaaacaaaCTAAAATACAAAGAcgataaaataaagaacTATAAGATAAGCGCTCCCAATATTATCAACCttaataatagtatatatGAACACCAAAACTTACAAAATGGAacaataattaaaaatatttataaaaatgataaaataaataacgaattaaaacaaataggattaaaatgtattaaagaaaataaagtGGCAGTCATATTTTTAGCAGGGGGGTTGGGATCACGacttcatttaaaaaaggcAAAAGGATTGCTCCCAATAACACCTATACttaataaatcattttttcagttttattttgaacAAATTCGATTTTTGCAAgattattgttttttattttttgaaaatgaaataaaaccATATAACAACAATTTccataataatacaaattgctacgataaaaatattagcaatgattataaaaaatgtggtGACAATAATAGAACAAATAATTGTCTTTcacaaaaagaaaatgactctaataatataaatgatagaaaaaatgtaaattacaaatatttagaAAACACAAATGAATcagttaatatatatatttatattatgacATCTGATTTTACTTATGATCAtacaattaaatatttacaagacaataatttttttggtATAAACAGTAATAAcgttaaaatttttaagcAATGCAATAACTTTATTACCAACtttaattttgatattCTTATGAAAAATCATAATACTGTGTTAACAGCCCCAGGGGGAAACGGTACAATTTTTAAGGCactatataataatatgatcaTTAATgatatgataaataaaaatgttaaatatattcaaattgTAAGcattgataatatattaaataaaatagcgGATCCCGTGCTAATAGGGTTATGCTCATTCTATAATTGTGATATTGTTAATAAAgcaattataaaaaaagaaaatgaggCAGTTGGAATTTTTTGtatgaaagaaaaaaaaaatcaaatgtatgatgcaaataaaaatatcaataaATGTGAAGACAATGATAAGGACAATCCTTTTTGTGTGTGTGAATATACTGAACTAAGTGAAGATATTCTAAAAAATTcagaattatttaaatatggaaatatatgtcatcatatattttccttagattttttacaacatattgttaaaaataaaatatataataatatggaattacataaaatatcaaGAGAAAAAGAATACTATAATTTTACGTCTAGTgtatcaaataataatacactTATTAAATCAAAAGTATATtgttatgaatattttatttttgatatttttaaatatgctAAGAAAATATTAGCATATGAAGTATGTTGTGATAACGAATTTAATCCAATAAAAACCAATAATAATGGTGATAGTATATTAAGTGCTAAAATAAGCTTAAGTAATTTACATAAATCTTGgcttataaaaaaaaattttaatattattcaaaGTACccaagaaaataataatttttgtgaAATATCTCCTTTAACATCGTATGATggatcttttttttttaattttccaAAACAAAGAGATATACAGTTGCCATTTGTGCTTGATAGAGATACTTTAcaagaaaattaa